A genomic window from Phormidium ambiguum IAM M-71 includes:
- a CDS encoding MliC family protein — MKTIKLAAFLLPMVVAIASLPATAEQQQAVRYQCSNGKSFEAQYLPETAQLKLGEDETLTLKQTPAASGVRYTDDRTTLFTKGNEAFIEVENQVVFAGCVAQDTTNQRRIRALW, encoded by the coding sequence ATGAAAACAATCAAACTCGCAGCTTTTCTATTACCAATGGTTGTGGCGATCGCTAGCTTACCAGCAACCGCCGAGCAACAGCAAGCAGTCCGCTATCAATGCAGCAATGGTAAAAGTTTTGAGGCACAATATTTACCAGAAACAGCACAACTGAAGTTAGGCGAAGATGAAACTCTAACTCTCAAACAAACTCCTGCTGCTTCAGGTGTTCGTTACACAGACGATCGGACAACTTTATTCACCAAAGGAAACGAAGCATTTATCGAAGTAGAAAATCAAGTTGTTTTCGCAGGTTGTGTAGCTCAAGATACAACTAATCAAAGACGAATTCGCGCTCTTTGGTAA
- a CDS encoding YkvA family protein: MQLLASAVNGAIKDIKKGNLTLGIHLDDFLGKLKSLVGKMPFSKDAIAMYYCMKDSQTPIYVKGIIAAALTYLFLPEDAIPEWVVGLGLTDDMIVMSTALSAISGNISAEHWQKADEFFDIS, from the coding sequence GTGCAATTGCTGGCATCTGCTGTAAATGGTGCAATTAAAGATATTAAAAAAGGGAATTTGACTTTAGGAATTCATCTTGATGACTTCTTAGGCAAGCTGAAATCTTTAGTTGGTAAAATGCCTTTTAGTAAAGATGCGATCGCCATGTATTATTGCATGAAAGATTCGCAAACACCAATTTACGTTAAAGGTATCATTGCTGCTGCTTTGACTTACTTATTCTTGCCAGAAGATGCGATACCAGAATGGGTCGTTGGTCTGGGTTTGACTGATGATATGATTGTGATGTCAACAGCACTTTCAGCTATCAGCGGTAATATTTCCGCAGAACATTGGCAAAAAGCCGATGAATTTTTTGATATTAGCTAA
- a CDS encoding 2-phosphosulfolactate phosphatase family protein — protein MKLFIYHTPELTPSGEVPDCAIAIDVLRATTTMVTALAGGAEAVQVFSDLDKLIQESESWPTEKRIRAGERGGAKVAGFDMGNSPLDCTPEHVVGKRLFISTTNGTRSLERVQKAGAVMAGAFINRRAVVNYILSEKPETVWIVGSGWEGSFSLEDTACAGSIAHSLVAQLNLPVDQIAGNDEVIGAIALYQQWQDNLLQLMHHASHGKRLLRLDCDEDLKYCVQMDLLDVLAIQREPGVLVKK, from the coding sequence GTGAAATTATTTATTTACCATACTCCTGAACTCACTCCTTCTGGTGAAGTTCCTGATTGTGCGATCGCAATTGATGTTTTAAGAGCTACAACTACTATGGTAACTGCTTTGGCGGGTGGCGCTGAAGCAGTTCAAGTTTTTAGCGATCTCGATAAACTGATTCAGGAGAGCGAAAGTTGGCCTACTGAAAAGCGCATTCGCGCAGGCGAACGGGGCGGGGCAAAAGTCGCTGGGTTTGATATGGGTAATTCTCCTCTAGATTGCACTCCTGAGCACGTTGTAGGAAAGCGTTTATTTATCAGTACCACTAATGGTACCCGCTCTCTGGAACGAGTGCAAAAAGCTGGAGCAGTCATGGCTGGGGCTTTTATCAATCGTCGGGCTGTAGTGAATTATATTTTGTCTGAAAAACCCGAAACTGTTTGGATTGTGGGTTCTGGTTGGGAAGGCAGTTTTTCTTTGGAAGATACGGCTTGCGCTGGGTCGATCGCTCACAGTTTAGTGGCACAATTAAATTTACCAGTCGATCAAATCGCTGGTAATGATGAGGTAATTGGTGCGATCGCACTTTATCAGCAATGGCAAGATAATTTACTGCAATTAATGCACCACGCCAGTCACGGCAAACGCTTGCTACGTTTAGACTGTGATGAAGATTTAAAATATTGTGTTCAAATGGATTTGTTAGATGTTCTAGCCATCCAACGCGAACCAGGAGTTTTAGTGAAAAAATGA
- a CDS encoding photosystem I assembly protein Ycf3: MPRSQRNDNFIDKTFTVMADIILKALPANKKAKEAFVYYRDGMSAQAEGEYAEALENYEEALRLEEDPYDKSYILYNIGLIHASNGEHERALEYYYQAVDLNPRHPSALNNIAVIFHYQGDKLKEAGKSEEAEALYDKAAEYWQQAIRLAPNNYIEAQNWLKTTGRSQMDVFF, from the coding sequence ATGCCCAGATCGCAACGGAACGATAACTTCATCGATAAAACTTTTACCGTTATGGCAGATATAATTCTCAAAGCTCTGCCTGCTAATAAAAAAGCGAAAGAAGCTTTTGTTTATTACCGTGATGGAATGTCTGCACAGGCGGAAGGCGAATATGCAGAAGCTTTAGAAAACTACGAAGAAGCTTTGAGATTAGAGGAAGACCCTTACGATAAAAGTTATATTCTTTACAATATTGGGTTAATTCATGCTAGCAATGGTGAGCATGAAAGAGCTTTGGAATACTACTACCAAGCTGTTGATTTGAACCCCCGTCACCCATCCGCTTTAAACAATATTGCCGTAATTTTCCATTACCAAGGCGATAAGTTGAAGGAAGCCGGAAAGTCGGAAGAAGCAGAAGCTTTGTACGATAAAGCTGCTGAATATTGGCAACAAGCAATTCGCCTCGCACCTAATAACTACATTGAAGCGCAAAACTGGTTGAAGACAACTGGGCGATCGCAAATGGATGTATTCTTTTAA
- the gatC gene encoding Asp-tRNA(Asn)/Glu-tRNA(Gln) amidotransferase subunit GatC, whose product MSIDREQVHKVALLARLELTPEEEEMFTTQMGTMLDYFQQLSELDVSNVKPTTRAIDVSNITRADELNPYPEREAILQNAPEQDGDFFKVPQILGSEE is encoded by the coding sequence ATGAGTATAGACCGCGAACAAGTTCACAAAGTTGCCCTGCTTGCCCGTTTAGAATTAACCCCAGAAGAAGAAGAAATGTTTACCACTCAAATGGGTACTATGTTGGATTATTTCCAGCAATTGAGTGAGTTGGATGTCAGTAATGTTAAGCCAACAACCAGAGCAATTGATGTGAGTAATATAACTAGAGCAGATGAATTAAACCCCTACCCAGAAAGGGAAGCAATTCTGCAAAATGCACCCGAACAAGACGGAGACTTTTTCAAAGTGCCACAGATTTTGGGTTCAGAAGAATAA
- a CDS encoding peptidoglycan-binding protein yields MATKLLIVANTILKQEPVESSLLSPEKKFNILAGKELDLQRWTTTNNSHIKIDLVDSINGKETWFAFSDHVQIKENGVNVRVDESRTTSVMLKNYRSCGTAGLKGLDRQLIAEMNEIEPNCLVLFDDLNVNLGAAVWPLLQLPAKKALAKAIVDRGRPMFINSAYRTIAQQLVLFNHFKVGRCGIPIAAPPPRSNHQSGLAIDVEDPLGWKPFLERYGWKHLGPSDPPHFDFKGGGTRDIRGLAVLAFQRVWNEHNIGDRIAEDGDFGPATMKRLNHSFVEGFGVSSPEGFRVLRLTQPFMQGEDVRKVQQALIKLGYLIGVLEPDAIYSIATENAVRKFQQDRDLVVDGIAGPATREKLGL; encoded by the coding sequence ATGGCTACAAAACTTTTAATTGTTGCAAACACTATTCTCAAACAAGAACCAGTTGAAAGCAGCTTACTATCTCCAGAAAAGAAGTTCAACATCCTTGCCGGAAAAGAATTAGATTTACAACGCTGGACAACAACAAATAATTCCCACATCAAAATTGACTTAGTTGATTCAATTAACGGCAAAGAAACTTGGTTTGCTTTCTCCGATCACGTACAAATTAAAGAAAACGGAGTTAACGTGCGCGTCGATGAAAGCCGCACAACCTCTGTAATGCTCAAAAATTACAGAAGCTGCGGAACAGCAGGACTTAAAGGACTTGACAGACAACTCATCGCAGAAATGAATGAAATTGAACCTAATTGTTTAGTTCTTTTTGATGATTTAAATGTTAATTTAGGTGCTGCGGTTTGGCCGCTTTTGCAATTACCTGCGAAAAAGGCTTTAGCTAAAGCAATTGTCGATCGCGGTAGACCAATGTTTATTAACTCTGCCTATCGAACAATTGCTCAACAATTAGTTCTATTCAATCATTTTAAAGTTGGTCGATGTGGGATTCCGATCGCAGCACCTCCGCCTCGCAGTAATCATCAAAGTGGATTAGCAATTGATGTCGAAGATCCTTTAGGCTGGAAACCATTTTTAGAAAGATATGGTTGGAAGCATTTAGGCCCCAGCGATCCACCTCACTTTGATTTTAAGGGTGGTGGGACTCGTGATATCAGAGGATTAGCAGTGCTGGCGTTCCAGCGTGTTTGGAACGAACACAATATTGGCGATCGTATTGCAGAAGATGGAGATTTTGGCCCCGCAACTATGAAACGTCTCAACCACTCTTTTGTAGAAGGTTTTGGCGTTTCTTCCCCGGAAGGTTTTCGCGTCCTACGACTAACTCAACCATTCATGCAAGGCGAAGATGTTCGCAAAGTTCAACAAGCATTAATTAAACTTGGTTACTTAATTGGAGTCTTGGAACCAGACGCTATTTATAGCATCGCAACTGAGAACGCCGTCAGGAAATTTCAACAAGATCGAGACTTAGTAGTTGATGGTATTGCTGGTCCTGCAACCCGCGAAAAACTAGGACTGTAA
- a CDS encoding N-acetylmuramoyl-L-alanine amidase, whose translation MGRIFLSAGHDLSDPGAVAFGTTESKEMMLTRNLVIKELQAQGATFLSVPDNLTLKQTIQWINSQTRSGDVALELHGNAANGAARGTEAYVVPGNTQRKKEAELLLKALVEEVPELPLRGNSLSNAAKLDTVTRFGRLAFCRQIAIPSILIELCFVDNREDLNLLQNYRDRFAKGIAKGLMQWSNQTPDTPEATDFPQINIRIKEQDSGHKGILVNGNSFIPIDLVEQLGIEITNNPEVRHINHGGIVYIKAVDLQAFNIAIAWDGETKTVILNTRTLITIKTSEEIMGFGIASEERMRSFLEDNNEEMLVRFLSLPKLYIEEAEIEGVNHDIAFCQMCLETAFLRFGGQVKPEQNNFCGLGALDGGADGASFPDIKTGVKAHIQHLKAYASTNSIKQLPIVDPRFNLVSRGVAPLVKDLAGRWASDTQYGIKIMALMRRLHGII comes from the coding sequence ATGGGACGAATTTTTCTTTCCGCTGGTCATGATTTAAGTGACCCCGGTGCAGTTGCTTTTGGCACAACAGAATCAAAAGAAATGATGCTGACTCGGAATTTAGTTATCAAAGAATTACAAGCACAGGGAGCCACTTTTCTTTCGGTTCCTGATAATTTGACACTCAAACAAACTATTCAATGGATAAATTCTCAAACCAGAAGCGGAGATGTTGCTCTTGAGTTACACGGTAATGCCGCAAATGGCGCAGCAAGAGGAACAGAAGCCTATGTTGTTCCTGGTAATACTCAAAGGAAAAAAGAAGCAGAATTACTGTTAAAAGCTTTAGTAGAAGAAGTTCCAGAGCTTCCTTTACGTGGAAATTCTCTATCTAACGCTGCTAAACTTGATACGGTAACTAGGTTTGGTAGATTAGCTTTCTGTCGTCAAATCGCTATTCCTTCGATTCTGATTGAACTTTGTTTTGTTGATAATCGAGAAGATTTAAACTTATTGCAAAACTACCGCGATCGCTTTGCTAAAGGAATAGCTAAAGGATTAATGCAATGGAGCAATCAAACACCCGATACTCCAGAAGCAACTGATTTTCCTCAGATTAATATTCGCATCAAAGAACAGGATTCTGGACACAAAGGTATTCTTGTGAATGGAAATTCATTCATTCCCATTGACTTAGTAGAGCAGTTGGGAATTGAAATTACTAATAATCCAGAAGTTCGCCACATTAATCACGGGGGAATTGTTTATATTAAAGCAGTCGATCTACAAGCTTTTAATATAGCGATCGCTTGGGATGGTGAAACTAAAACAGTAATTCTCAACACAAGAACTCTCATTACAATAAAAACATCTGAAGAAATTATGGGATTTGGTATAGCTTCAGAAGAAAGAATGAGGAGTTTTCTAGAAGATAATAACGAGGAAATGCTAGTGCGGTTTCTTTCTCTACCCAAGCTATACATTGAAGAGGCAGAAATTGAAGGAGTTAATCACGACATTGCTTTTTGCCAAATGTGCCTAGAAACTGCTTTTTTGCGCTTTGGAGGACAAGTCAAACCCGAACAGAACAATTTTTGTGGTTTAGGTGCATTAGATGGTGGTGCTGATGGTGCTTCTTTTCCTGATATTAAAACAGGAGTTAAGGCGCATATTCAACATCTCAAAGCTTATGCTAGCACCAATTCAATTAAACAATTGCCGATAGTCGATCCCCGTTTTAATCTTGTGAGCAGAGGGGTTGCTCCTTTGGTAAAAGATTTAGCTGGTCGTTGGGCAAGCGATACTCAATATGGCATCAAAATTATGGCACTTATGAGACGTTTGCACGGCATTATTTAA
- a CDS encoding Uma2 family endonuclease, with translation MTAIVLEREAEPILIHELTWREFKAVEQLIDRPGVRLSFLEGVLEIRKMPGKKHETVKERIGALLEIYLEFLGLDFTPTGSMTLESESERVKREADKSYELSPGKERPDLVIEVIVSSGGINKLEAYKRLKIPEVWFWEDGQLSFYVWRNDGYENVSQSQLLPNLNVTLLIYCINLTNHTQALREFRQELQPK, from the coding sequence ATGACAGCTATAGTTCTAGAACGAGAAGCAGAACCAATTTTAATTCACGAACTAACCTGGCGAGAATTCAAAGCAGTCGAACAGTTAATCGATCGTCCCGGAGTCAGGTTATCTTTTTTAGAGGGAGTCTTAGAGATTCGGAAAATGCCAGGGAAAAAACACGAAACAGTCAAAGAACGTATTGGTGCATTATTAGAAATCTATCTCGAATTTCTGGGTTTAGATTTTACTCCTACTGGATCTATGACTCTAGAAAGTGAATCTGAACGAGTCAAACGGGAAGCAGACAAATCCTACGAACTTAGTCCCGGTAAAGAACGTCCTGATTTAGTAATTGAAGTCATTGTTAGTAGTGGTGGTATTAATAAATTAGAAGCTTACAAACGCCTAAAAATTCCCGAAGTTTGGTTTTGGGAAGACGGACAACTATCATTTTATGTTTGGCGAAATGACGGATACGAAAATGTTTCCCAATCGCAACTTCTCCCCAACTTAAATGTTACTCTCCTAATCTACTGTATCAACCTAACAAATCACACTCAAGCTTTGCGAGAATTTCGCCAAGAACTCCAACCTAAATAA
- a CDS encoding secondary thiamine-phosphate synthase enzyme YjbQ produces MSHYQKLLQIKTAGKSLYKITSKIESVVAESGIETGLCTLFLRHTSASLIIQENADPDVLTDLSNFFAKLVPEDNRLYIHTTEGSDDMPAHIRTVLTKTSEQIPVYRGRLALGTWQGIYIWEHRQRSHQRELLVHISGD; encoded by the coding sequence ATGTCTCACTATCAAAAACTCTTGCAAATCAAAACCGCAGGCAAATCATTATATAAAATTACCTCTAAAATAGAATCAGTAGTTGCTGAATCTGGCATAGAAACCGGACTTTGTACGCTATTTTTGCGCCACACTTCCGCAAGTTTAATAATTCAAGAAAACGCCGATCCCGATGTATTAACAGATTTGTCTAACTTCTTTGCTAAATTAGTTCCTGAAGATAATCGCTTGTATATTCATACAACCGAAGGTTCTGATGATATGCCAGCACATATTCGCACAGTTTTAACCAAAACTTCCGAACAAATCCCTGTTTATCGGGGGAGGTTAGCATTAGGAACTTGGCAAGGAATTTATATTTGGGAACATCGCCAAAGAAGTCATCAAAGGGAATTATTAGTGCATATTTCTGGGGATTAA
- a CDS encoding glycosyl transferase, with amino-acid sequence MNSRPSIYISITNHGFGHAARTASVAAEIQRLNPEILLILVTTAPRWLLESYITGDFIHRPRGFDIGVIQSDSINMDLEATLHKLKEIRQQQRSIIAGEVSFIQQNRVSLMLADIPPLAPVIAKTAGIPCWTIGNFGWDFIYSPWGGEFIEIADWIHDCFSQCDRLFRLPMHEPMSAFPVIEDRGLTGGTPRHNSEELREKFGINSPKEKTILLSFGGLGLQQIPYENIQQFSDWTFIMFDRQAPDYPNIIKITEHNYRPIDFMPICGRVISKPGFSTFSEALRLNTPIVTLTREGFAESPLLLEGIQNYSYHQIIKPAEFFESEWDFLRQDLQPPRQSADLIKKDGTESIAQTVVNYLQSKI; translated from the coding sequence ATGAATTCTAGACCAAGCATATACATTTCTATCACTAATCACGGTTTTGGTCATGCGGCTAGAACCGCTTCTGTTGCTGCCGAAATTCAAAGGTTAAATCCAGAAATCTTACTCATTCTCGTAACAACTGCCCCTCGTTGGTTATTGGAATCTTATATTACGGGGGATTTTATTCATCGTCCACGCGGATTTGATATTGGTGTAATTCAATCTGATAGCATCAATATGGATCTAGAAGCAACGCTGCACAAACTTAAAGAAATTCGGCAACAACAGCGATCGATAATTGCAGGCGAAGTTAGTTTTATTCAGCAAAATCGCGTCAGTTTAATGTTAGCGGATATTCCTCCATTAGCGCCAGTAATTGCTAAAACTGCGGGGATTCCTTGTTGGACGATCGGTAACTTTGGTTGGGACTTTATTTATAGTCCTTGGGGAGGAGAATTTATCGAAATTGCTGATTGGATTCATGATTGTTTTAGTCAGTGCGATCGCCTTTTTCGCCTTCCCATGCACGAACCAATGAGTGCTTTTCCCGTTATCGAAGATCGCGGTTTAACTGGAGGAACCCCCCGCCACAACTCAGAAGAATTACGCGAAAAATTCGGCATTAATAGTCCAAAAGAAAAAACTATTTTACTTAGCTTCGGCGGTTTAGGATTACAACAAATACCCTACGAAAATATTCAACAATTTTCTGATTGGACATTTATTATGTTCGATCGCCAAGCCCCCGACTATCCTAATATAATTAAAATTACCGAACATAACTATCGTCCGATCGATTTCATGCCAATCTGTGGCAGAGTAATTTCTAAACCAGGATTTAGTACTTTTTCCGAAGCATTAAGGTTAAATACTCCCATAGTCACCTTAACTAGAGAAGGTTTTGCCGAATCACCATTATTATTAGAAGGAATTCAAAATTACAGCTACCATCAAATTATCAAACCTGCTGAATTTTTTGAGAGTGAATGGGACTTTTTGCGCCAAGACTTACAACCACCCCGTCAATCAGCAGATTTGATTAAAAAAGATGGTACAGAATCGATCGCCCAAACCGTAGTTAACTATTTGCAATCTAAAATCTAA
- a CDS encoding aminotransferase class V-fold PLP-dependent enzyme codes for MNSDFPALTSVAEFRQKFPALASKAYFNYGGQGPMPQVSLEAILQAFQHIQNVGPFSEEVNAWIGEKSQQTREAIAKQLNVSAATISLTEDVTVGCNIGLWGINWQSGDRLLLSDCEHPGIVAGVKEIQRRFGIEIDRCNLLETVDGGDLLEAIVKHLKPNTKLVVLSHVIWNTGQVLPLTEIVQACRQNSPETKVLIDAAQSVGMLPLNLAETGVDFYAFTGHKWLCGPEGVGGFYVNPESLESLHPTFIGWRGLAYTKEGLGWHPDGRRFEVATSAYPLYCGLTAAINTHQSVASPQERYQQICNLSKYLWAKLSELPDVHCLLNSPPESGLVSFQVSGVSHRELVLSLEKQGFLIRTLRYPDCVRACVHYFTLPSEIDLLVEEIGNFHRR; via the coding sequence ATGAATAGCGATTTTCCTGCATTAACTTCTGTCGCAGAATTTCGCCAAAAGTTTCCAGCTTTGGCGAGTAAAGCTTATTTCAATTATGGCGGTCAAGGGCCGATGCCACAAGTATCGCTGGAAGCAATTTTGCAAGCATTTCAGCATATTCAAAATGTGGGGCCTTTTTCGGAAGAAGTTAATGCTTGGATTGGGGAAAAATCACAGCAAACTAGAGAAGCGATCGCCAAACAATTAAATGTGTCTGCTGCCACAATTTCTTTAACTGAAGATGTTACTGTCGGATGCAATATTGGATTGTGGGGAATTAATTGGCAAAGTGGCGATCGCTTACTTCTTTCTGATTGCGAACACCCTGGAATCGTTGCCGGAGTTAAGGAAATTCAACGCAGATTTGGCATTGAAATCGATCGCTGCAATCTGTTAGAAACTGTAGATGGTGGAGATTTGCTGGAGGCGATCGTCAAACACCTCAAACCTAACACCAAATTAGTAGTATTAAGTCACGTCATTTGGAACACCGGACAAGTATTACCTTTAACCGAAATTGTCCAAGCTTGTCGGCAAAATTCCCCAGAAACAAAAGTCTTAATTGATGCCGCCCAATCTGTGGGAATGTTACCTTTAAATTTAGCAGAAACAGGCGTTGACTTTTACGCTTTTACAGGTCATAAATGGTTGTGTGGCCCTGAAGGTGTCGGCGGTTTTTATGTCAATCCAGAAAGTTTAGAAAGTCTACATCCCACTTTTATTGGTTGGCGCGGATTAGCTTACACTAAAGAAGGTTTAGGTTGGCATCCTGATGGAAGGCGTTTTGAAGTGGCGACTTCTGCCTATCCTTTATATTGTGGATTAACCGCAGCAATTAATACTCATCAATCTGTTGCTTCTCCCCAAGAACGTTATCAGCAAATTTGCAATTTAAGCAAGTATCTTTGGGCAAAGTTAAGCGAACTTCCTGATGTTCATTGTTTGTTGAATTCGCCACCTGAGTCTGGTTTGGTTTCTTTTCAAGTTTCTGGTGTTTCTCATCGAGAGTTAGTGCTAAGTTTGGAAAAGCAAGGTTTTTTGATTCGCACTTTGCGTTATCCTGATTGTGTTCGTGCTTGTGTTCATTATTTTACTTTGCCTTCGGAAATTGATTTGTTAGTCGAGGAGATTGGGAATTTTCACCGCAGATGA
- a CDS encoding class I SAM-dependent methyltransferase, which produces MEFKYAHTWEENNFIVKAFVLDQIASPDTFNVSINAEDEMLLYLQDAFNGDRNRALVEYFTSGKEVMNRVTSIINWKFQGFANVNSFLDFACGYGRMTRYLVQEMLPQKVWVSDIYAEAVEYQKLQFGVNGIVSVPAPEDYPVERKYDCIFVFSLFSHLPERTFLPWLEKLYSMLSPNGILMFTVHDEVLLPPEQVMPESGISFAPLSESRSLSTDDYGSTWVTESFVANAIAKASNGKAFYHRVKRGLLIQDLYLVVNDPKLDFSTLNLGVRPRGFVELCTYTRHDEITLKGWAAETSWTDEIKEIQVLLNGQLVQKCKPCYPRYDVVEFLKDQRALISGWTCSFYLDPAADLSKELLMVKMICGNNVERVMLISLMEAVLLNLAILPPETPPEETPPEETPPEETPPEEVTKPSLLNKLKAIAMASKEILSQ; this is translated from the coding sequence GTGGAATTTAAATACGCGCATACTTGGGAAGAAAACAATTTCATTGTCAAAGCCTTTGTTTTAGATCAAATTGCCTCACCCGATACTTTTAATGTTAGCATTAATGCAGAAGATGAAATGCTTTTATATCTGCAAGATGCTTTTAATGGGGATAGAAATCGTGCATTAGTAGAATATTTCACTTCTGGAAAAGAAGTAATGAACCGAGTTACTTCTATTATAAATTGGAAATTTCAAGGTTTTGCAAATGTAAATTCTTTCTTGGATTTTGCGTGTGGTTATGGCAGAATGACTCGCTATTTAGTCCAAGAAATGCTTCCCCAAAAAGTCTGGGTATCGGATATTTATGCGGAAGCAGTGGAATACCAAAAACTCCAATTTGGAGTAAATGGTATTGTTTCAGTTCCCGCGCCAGAAGATTATCCGGTAGAAAGAAAGTATGATTGTATTTTCGTCTTTTCTTTGTTCAGTCATCTACCAGAAAGAACCTTTCTTCCTTGGTTAGAAAAACTATATAGTATGCTGTCTCCTAATGGCATATTAATGTTTACTGTTCATGATGAAGTATTATTGCCACCGGAACAGGTAATGCCAGAATCTGGTATTAGTTTTGCACCTCTGAGTGAGAGTCGTTCTTTGAGTACAGATGATTATGGATCGACTTGGGTAACGGAATCTTTTGTTGCTAATGCGATCGCCAAAGCTTCCAATGGCAAAGCATTTTATCATCGAGTTAAAAGAGGGCTATTAATTCAAGATTTGTATTTAGTAGTCAACGATCCAAAATTAGATTTTTCTACCTTAAATCTGGGAGTAAGACCAAGGGGTTTTGTTGAATTGTGTACTTACACCAGACATGATGAAATTACCTTGAAAGGTTGGGCAGCAGAAACTAGTTGGACTGATGAAATTAAAGAAATACAAGTTCTCTTAAATGGTCAGTTAGTCCAAAAATGTAAGCCCTGTTATCCCCGGTATGATGTGGTAGAATTTCTCAAAGATCAAAGAGCTTTAATTTCTGGGTGGACTTGTTCTTTTTATTTAGATCCGGCAGCAGATTTATCTAAAGAACTGTTGATGGTAAAAATGATTTGCGGCAACAATGTAGAACGAGTTATGCTAATTAGTCTCATGGAAGCTGTTTTGCTAAATTTAGCGATTCTGCCTCCAGAAACTCCTCCAGAAGAAACTCCTCCAGAAGAAACTCCTCCAGAAGAAACTCCCCCAGAAGAAGTAACAAAACCTTCATTGTTGAACAAATTAAAAGCGATCGCTATGGCCAGCAAAGAAATTTTATCGCAATAA